Genomic segment of Arachis stenosperma cultivar V10309 chromosome 4, arast.V10309.gnm1.PFL2, whole genome shotgun sequence:
ccgaacggaaatcgaggagaaacggtaaaaagcaataaatgcaggaacggccattttttgaattttgaaaaaactactatacccgagctcgacctccaaaaaaggacgaactcgggcaggggcactgttcataccctgaccgggctcctccaactcggcaaatctatgaaaggtccgacctcgtcctaaggcccacgcctagaggtcggacctcggacaacaaagcaaggaaggcccatcaaaaggaacgcagcccaaaacctaaaaaggccgaaaaggcctagcaaaggcggttccacaaagatagggataaaactcccgaaagataagataagataagaatatcttatccagggaagatcacggccaaactactataaatacactggagcacccaggtatgagatacattccacattctacacttatctgcttggacccatgctaacttaagcatcggagtgtcattgcaggtacaaccaccaaccactccacatatcaagctcgggtccctgaacccccacctcgggcctctccagacgaccgagctacacgtttcaggtaaccctcggaacactacCCAAGTACCATTTGGAGGTTGTGTGTGAAGGCTAAAGTACCAATGGAAGATGAGAATCCAAAGTGGATAAGCCAAGGCTTACCCATAACCATTGAAAGAATGACAATGACTCCTGAAGCACATCAAGGCCGAAGACCACATGGAAGAAGGCAAAGAGAAGAACCAATGGAAGAAGATGAGCTACACCTAGAAGAAGAATCACAAGAAGAAGAGGAACAGCCGCACTTTTTCCCACATGGCAATATGGATATGACTCAAATGCAAGAAGCAATTGGAAGACTGTCACACCAATACACAAGAATTCAAGAAAGGCAAGAAGAGTACCATTCACAATACTTGAAGCAGCAACAAGAGCAAAAAGAATGGCAGCTGAAaatgatgaaccaacaaaatgagttTGAGTCAAAATTCCTTGCAATGCAAGAAGAGCATGCCTTTCAATCTCATGAAGCTTTTGGGAAGTTAGCACAAATGCAGGCCGAAACTATGAGGGCTCTCAATGAATTCACAACCCTCCAGGATGCAAGATATGAAGTCCAAGCCGATTACAACATTAATAGTCAAATCAAACTGAACTACATTGGAGAACATTTGCACAACATGGATCCAGCATTCCCAACTTATGATGAGTTcttcaaaaagaaaagtgaGGTAGAAGTAAACAAAGCCATGAGTCTTGAAGATAGAGTAGAGGAGACG
This window contains:
- the LOC130974891 gene encoding uncharacterized protein LOC130974891; amino-acid sequence: MEDENPKWISQGLPITIERMTMTPEAHQGRRPHGRRQREEPMEEDELHLEEESQEEEEQPHFFPHGNMDMTQMQEAIGRLSHQYTRIQERQEEYHSQYLKQQQEQKEWQLKMMNQQNEFESKFLAMQEEHAFQSHEAFGKLAQMQAETMRALNEFTTLQDARYEVQADYNINSQIKLNYIGEHLHNMDPAFPTYDEFFKKKSEVEVNKAMSLEDRVEETMNKAGFWRGQQPTNMDIGNTSKQVYERRKKKHDK